The Sagittula sp. P11 genome window below encodes:
- a CDS encoding S8/S53 family peptidase produces the protein MARFLALPKNDPVIASLSMADVTMAPEARAAQVARVIEARRRLGAQTRGPEPAARARMRSAEIVAHPEETTSVTGVMVFDMDDPEELERLKTDLPNYDVVEDLPLSLIPPVRATANHSAEAGLDLWHLDAVAVASARAAGFGGTGKGVGVAILDTGVEEVEEIAGRVASAFRLDRTTNTPVAIQSEDTEGHGTHVAGLVAGSRVGVAPEADLMNYVMIPNALGNISDFIFAIDFVARRPEIAILNMSAGIPGFHGAMKSSVVLLKRMGILPVIAVGNEGPNTSRSPGNYAEVLSVGAANRHGRVASFSSGGSMVADAQSYDVPDLVAPGAEVTSCVMGGGYEAWDGSSMATPLVSGIAALIVERFPTITLSDLTEEIIGVLQPLSGVDALRQGGGMLQLPPHLWQAVS, from the coding sequence GTGGCCCGATTTCTTGCCCTGCCGAAGAACGACCCTGTCATCGCCTCGCTCAGCATGGCCGATGTGACCATGGCGCCCGAAGCGCGCGCCGCGCAGGTCGCCCGCGTCATCGAGGCGCGCCGCCGGCTTGGGGCGCAGACCCGGGGACCGGAACCCGCCGCCCGCGCGCGGATGCGCTCGGCCGAGATCGTGGCGCACCCGGAGGAGACGACCTCCGTCACCGGGGTGATGGTCTTCGACATGGACGATCCGGAAGAGCTGGAGCGGCTGAAGACGGACCTGCCGAACTACGACGTGGTGGAGGACCTGCCGCTGTCGCTGATCCCGCCGGTGCGCGCCACGGCGAACCATTCGGCGGAGGCGGGGCTGGACCTCTGGCACCTCGACGCGGTGGCGGTGGCCTCGGCCCGCGCGGCGGGCTTCGGCGGCACGGGGAAGGGCGTGGGGGTCGCGATCCTCGACACCGGGGTGGAGGAAGTGGAGGAAATCGCCGGGAGGGTCGCCTCGGCCTTCCGGCTGGACCGCACCACCAACACGCCCGTCGCGATCCAGAGCGAGGACACGGAGGGCCACGGCACCCATGTCGCCGGGCTGGTGGCCGGGTCGCGCGTCGGCGTCGCACCGGAGGCGGACCTGATGAACTACGTCATGATCCCGAACGCGCTTGGCAATATCTCCGACTTCATCTTTGCCATCGACTTCGTGGCGCGGCGGCCGGAAATCGCGATCCTCAACATGTCGGCGGGCATTCCGGGCTTTCACGGGGCGATGAAATCCTCGGTCGTGCTGCTGAAGCGCATGGGCATCCTGCCGGTGATCGCGGTGGGCAACGAGGGGCCGAACACCAGCCGCAGCCCGGGCAACTACGCAGAGGTGCTGTCGGTGGGCGCGGCCAACCGCCATGGCCGGGTGGCGAGCTTCTCTTCGGGCGGGAGCATGGTCGCCGACGCGCAAAGCTACGATGTGCCGGACCTTGTGGCTCCGGGGGCGGAGGTGACCTCCTGCGTGATGGGCGGCGGCTACGAGGCCTGGGACGGCAGTTCGATGGCGACGCCGCTGGTCTCGGGCATCGCCGCGCTGATCGTGGAGCGGTTCCCGACGATCACGCTGTCGGACCTGACGGAGGAGATCATTGGCGTGTTGCAGCCGCTGTCGGGCGTGGATGCGCTGCGGCAGGGCGGCGGGATGCTGCAACTGCCGCCGCACCTGTGGCAGGCTGTGTCATGA
- a CDS encoding Ldh family oxidoreductase, producing MPQIRLTPEEIHSLAYDTLTRTGYGDAHAQAIAAFLTTCQMDDCGSHGLFRLFMCVETMRRGTVDGTAEPEIVTDDSAVVRADARGGISLLATQGGLPLLTQRARRFGVAAMAVNRCYHFSALWPEVEHLAREGLSALSMVPSHAWVAPAGGTRGALGTNPIAFAWPRGDADPLVFDLATSAFARGEIELYRREGKPLPEGVALDADGKPTTDPEAAMQGAMCTFGGHKGSALSLMVELMAGPLIGDMTSLESMAYAEGRPEAPYHGQIIVAFDPARLSGGRADAGQSSAEALFAEIAGQGARLPAERRYAARARNKARGYVEIAQSLYDDLKAL from the coding sequence ATGCCCCAGATCCGCCTGACCCCCGAAGAGATCCACAGCCTCGCCTACGATACGCTGACCCGGACCGGCTATGGCGACGCCCACGCGCAGGCCATCGCCGCGTTCCTGACCACCTGCCAGATGGACGACTGCGGCTCTCACGGGCTGTTCCGCCTGTTCATGTGCGTCGAGACGATGCGCCGGGGCACCGTCGACGGCACGGCAGAGCCGGAGATCGTCACCGACGACAGCGCCGTGGTGCGGGCCGACGCGCGGGGCGGCATCTCGCTTCTGGCGACGCAGGGAGGCCTGCCGCTCCTGACCCAGCGCGCGCGCCGCTTCGGTGTCGCGGCCATGGCCGTCAACCGCTGCTACCACTTCTCCGCCCTCTGGCCGGAGGTCGAACACCTTGCCCGCGAAGGGCTTTCCGCGCTGTCGATGGTGCCCAGCCACGCCTGGGTCGCGCCCGCGGGCGGCACGCGCGGCGCGCTCGGCACCAACCCCATCGCCTTCGCATGGCCGCGCGGCGACGCCGATCCGCTGGTCTTCGACCTCGCCACCTCCGCCTTCGCGCGCGGCGAGATCGAGCTTTACCGCCGCGAGGGCAAACCCCTGCCCGAAGGCGTGGCGCTGGACGCGGACGGCAAGCCCACCACCGATCCGGAGGCCGCGATGCAGGGCGCCATGTGCACCTTCGGCGGCCACAAGGGCTCTGCCCTGTCGCTGATGGTCGAACTGATGGCCGGGCCGCTGATCGGCGACATGACCAGCCTCGAAAGCATGGCCTACGCCGAGGGCCGCCCCGAAGCGCCCTACCACGGCCAGATCATCGTGGCCTTCGACCCGGCGCGCCTGTCGGGCGGCCGCGCCGATGCGGGCCAGTCGTCGGCCGAGGCGCTGTTTGCCGAGATCGCCGGGCAAGGCGCCCGCCTGCCCGCCGAACGCCGCTATGCTGCCCGCGCCCGCAACAAGGCGCGCGGCTACGTGGAAATCGCGCAATCGCTCTACGACGATCTGAAGGCGCTCTGA
- a CDS encoding HAMP domain-containing sensor histidine kinase: MKDLTETGETERDFESYLYIVTHDLKTYSRAMRVIPEWIEEDLGAAGHAVPAEVREHVTMLRDYARGLDLMLDGLTELSRVGRLADTPDRHPLPEALCDAWCRVPGRDGFDLDLSQAAGAVVAPGNDLDRMLFAVLSNCVRHHDAAQGHVTVRTRCDGARLILTVTDDGPGVDPDYRRKVFEPLFTLRAKDEVGTAGMGLAVAEKVAKTLGGSIAIVDTPARRGCTVEIGLPLAPAPIV, encoded by the coding sequence ATGAAGGATCTTACAGAAACGGGCGAAACGGAAAGGGATTTCGAATCCTACCTCTATATCGTTACGCACGATCTGAAGACCTATTCCCGCGCCATGCGCGTCATCCCCGAATGGATCGAGGAGGATCTGGGCGCCGCCGGTCACGCCGTCCCGGCGGAGGTCCGCGAACACGTCACCATGCTGCGCGACTACGCCCGCGGGCTCGACCTCATGCTCGACGGGCTGACGGAACTGTCGCGCGTCGGGCGGCTGGCCGACACACCGGACCGCCACCCCCTGCCCGAGGCGCTGTGCGACGCCTGGTGCCGCGTTCCTGGGCGCGATGGGTTCGACCTCGATCTGTCGCAGGCGGCGGGCGCGGTCGTAGCCCCGGGCAACGACCTCGACCGCATGCTGTTTGCCGTGCTCTCCAACTGCGTCCGCCACCACGATGCCGCGCAGGGCCACGTCACCGTCCGCACCCGGTGCGACGGCGCCCGCCTCATCCTGACCGTGACGGACGACGGGCCGGGCGTCGACCCGGACTACCGCCGGAAGGTCTTCGAACCGCTCTTCACCCTGCGCGCCAAGGATGAGGTCGGCACGGCAGGCATGGGTCTCGCCGTGGCGGAGAAGGTGGCGAAGACGCTCGGCGGCAGCATCGCCATCGTAGACACCCCCGCGCGGCGCGGTTGCACGGTGGAAATCGGCCTGCCGCTGGCCCCCGCCCCAATCGTTTGA
- a CDS encoding response regulator gives MAETDRVDGVLAAGGRRDGAVQRGVFEVLVLDDSTFDLNRIKRACGKTGLPVNTRLTTGMDEFEKALDERSYDVIFIDYLLPKGNGLHAQRLVNNHPMNFGAAVVMISSEMRTDVAVASMKKGSMDCLSKDALDPDKLRELMIASAKVFSEASRHWIGELLAQQRVQISRDVAKVIRDEMEFGRFVDTIDKRIIDMLASKGFTEPENWNVSYLFDSDEPLRFR, from the coding sequence ATGGCGGAAACGGATAGAGTGGACGGCGTGCTGGCAGCCGGCGGTCGGCGGGATGGCGCAGTGCAGCGCGGGGTGTTCGAGGTGCTGGTTCTCGACGACAGCACCTTCGACCTGAACCGGATCAAGCGCGCCTGCGGAAAGACCGGGCTGCCCGTGAACACGCGCCTGACCACGGGCATGGACGAGTTCGAGAAGGCGCTGGATGAGCGGTCCTACGACGTTATTTTCATTGACTATCTCCTGCCGAAGGGCAACGGGCTGCACGCGCAGAGGCTGGTGAACAACCACCCCATGAACTTCGGCGCGGCGGTGGTGATGATCTCGTCGGAGATGCGCACCGACGTGGCCGTCGCCTCGATGAAGAAGGGGTCGATGGACTGTCTCAGCAAGGACGCGCTTGACCCCGACAAGCTGCGGGAACTGATGATCGCCTCTGCCAAGGTGTTTTCCGAGGCGTCCCGCCACTGGATCGGCGAATTGCTGGCACAGCAGCGGGTGCAGATTTCACGGGACGTGGCGAAAGTCATTCGGGATGAAATGGAATTCGGTCGATTTGTCGATACAATCGACAAGCGGATTATCGATATGCTGGCCAGCAAGGGATTTACGGAGCCGGAAAACTGGAATGTCTCCTACCTCTTCGATTCCGACGAACCGCTGAGATTTCGCTGA
- a CDS encoding hydroxypyruvate isomerase family protein yields the protein MSGRLTFSANLGFLWTDRPLPDAIRSAGAAGFDAVECHWPYDIPAASVLEALADTGLPLLSVNTRRGSRPGDFGLSALPGREAEAHAAIAEAVNGAVALGARMVHVMAGKARGPKARAAYHNALRHACALAAPHGLTILIEPINQKDAPGYFLRDTAHARRIIETLGLPNLKLMFDCYHVQRAEGDVIHHLRDLLPVIGHIQFAGAPDRGPPDEGELNYTAVFEEIAALGWTAPLGAEYRPGPDTDATLGWLARARSI from the coding sequence ATGAGCGGGCGCCTGACATTCTCCGCCAACCTGGGGTTCCTCTGGACCGACAGGCCCCTGCCCGATGCGATACGGTCGGCGGGGGCGGCGGGCTTCGACGCGGTCGAATGCCACTGGCCCTACGACATTCCCGCAGCATCCGTGCTGGAGGCGCTGGCGGACACCGGCCTGCCGCTACTCAGCGTGAACACGCGGCGGGGATCGCGGCCGGGCGACTTCGGCCTGTCGGCCCTTCCCGGGCGCGAGGCAGAGGCCCATGCCGCCATCGCGGAGGCGGTGAACGGCGCCGTGGCCCTTGGCGCACGCATGGTACATGTCATGGCAGGCAAGGCGCGCGGTCCGAAGGCCCGTGCCGCCTATCACAACGCGCTGCGCCATGCCTGCGCGCTGGCCGCGCCGCACGGGCTGACGATCCTGATCGAACCCATCAACCAGAAGGACGCGCCGGGCTACTTCCTGCGCGACACCGCCCACGCACGGCGCATCATCGAGACGCTGGGACTGCCCAACCTGAAACTGATGTTCGACTGCTACCACGTCCAGCGCGCCGAGGGGGACGTGATCCACCACCTGCGCGACCTCCTTCCGGTGATCGGTCACATCCAGTTTGCGGGCGCGCCGGACCGTGGACCGCCGGACGAGGGAGAGCTCAACTACACCGCCGTGTTCGAGGAGATCGCCGCACTGGGATGGACGGCCCCGCTGGGCGCCGAATACCGCCCCGGTCCCGACACCGACGCCACGCTCGGCTGGCTGGCCCGGGCGCGCAGCATCTGA
- a CDS encoding AAA family ATPase, giving the protein MPEQVRDHLIRGADLLARRPHFRLVGRAKELSQISGMLMRHTASNVLLVGPGGVGATSICIGLEAAKADASLPFDVLARRLFWLDTDGLFSSGTHARISEGFEKLRRTLLRTANSVLLIDDFRDFIEAARNNGTTHLINAVMRDVLTGRYQCILEARDEDLEIVLKCHSNMREVFTMLEIREPGPDALAEIARVGAARLTTHHGVPVTEEAIAAAIELTSKYHVGDLSLSRAQPERTLNLIDRALTSYRQTVHRRPPHLVRLRATLAEIEALPEAARSPDIARQHGDLRDMLATAEADWAAKVDRLTSLRNAQRSGEELLLALEEQLEAERQKEKPETAQADAAPSFSARLSGGAGFGSREENRILQEIRQASAAIADNRRAFDALQDEMNAGLALDAAAVTLEFSAISGIPAEKLNQDEREKLLTLDRALKARVYGQDHAVEKLVGAVLMANAGLKEPDKPQGSFMFCGPSGVGKTEIAKALAMALKDSEKAMLRFDMSEYMEKHAMAKLIGAPPGYEGYEAGGILTNSVRRNPHSIILFDEIEKAHPDVFNVFLQVLDDGRLTDNRGLTVSFADTLILMTTNIGQAHFLNTDLGFAAAMEETMRDLEGTFRPEFLNRFNGRQNIIGFRTLPLELIEKIANRELQKVNARIRAAGHAVTITMAPDQVAALCADRYDPVHGARGIPGFFAAEVYPSIARTILSAPDTAGTLDVRYHADDGGRVEIVPA; this is encoded by the coding sequence ATGCCTGAGCAGGTCAGGGATCATCTGATCCGCGGTGCGGACCTGCTCGCGCGGCGGCCACATTTCCGTCTGGTGGGGAGGGCGAAGGAGCTCTCCCAGATATCGGGTATGCTCATGCGGCACACCGCCTCCAACGTGCTGCTCGTCGGCCCGGGCGGGGTCGGGGCGACCTCGATCTGCATCGGGCTGGAGGCGGCGAAGGCCGATGCCTCCCTGCCCTTCGACGTGCTGGCCAGGCGGTTGTTCTGGCTCGACACCGACGGGCTGTTTTCCTCCGGCACCCATGCGCGCATCTCCGAAGGGTTCGAGAAGCTGCGCCGCACCTTGTTGCGTACCGCGAACTCCGTCCTGCTCATCGACGATTTCCGCGACTTCATCGAGGCCGCCCGCAACAACGGCACCACCCATCTGATCAACGCGGTCATGCGCGACGTGCTGACGGGGCGCTACCAGTGCATCCTCGAAGCCCGGGACGAGGACCTCGAGATCGTGCTCAAGTGCCATTCCAACATGCGTGAGGTCTTCACCATGCTGGAGATCCGCGAGCCCGGTCCCGACGCGCTGGCCGAGATCGCCCGGGTCGGGGCCGCGAGGCTCACCACCCATCACGGCGTGCCCGTCACGGAAGAGGCCATCGCCGCCGCGATCGAACTGACCTCCAAGTACCACGTCGGCGATCTGTCACTGTCGCGCGCGCAGCCCGAGCGGACGCTGAACCTGATCGACCGGGCGCTGACCTCCTACCGGCAGACGGTGCACCGGCGCCCGCCGCACCTTGTCCGGCTGCGGGCCACGCTGGCAGAGATCGAGGCGCTGCCCGAAGCGGCCCGCTCGCCCGACATTGCCCGCCAGCACGGCGACCTCAGGGACATGCTGGCCACCGCCGAAGCCGACTGGGCCGCCAAGGTCGACCGGCTCACCTCCCTGCGCAATGCGCAGCGCAGCGGGGAGGAACTGCTGCTCGCCCTCGAAGAGCAACTGGAGGCGGAACGGCAGAAGGAAAAGCCGGAGACCGCGCAGGCAGACGCCGCGCCCTCCTTCTCTGCCCGGCTTTCCGGCGGCGCGGGTTTCGGCTCGCGCGAGGAAAACCGCATCCTGCAGGAGATCAGGCAGGCCTCTGCCGCCATCGCCGACAACAGGCGAGCCTTCGACGCCCTGCAGGACGAGATGAACGCCGGTCTCGCGCTCGACGCCGCGGCGGTCACGCTGGAATTCTCCGCCATTTCCGGCATCCCCGCCGAAAAACTGAACCAGGACGAACGCGAAAAGCTCCTGACCCTCGACCGGGCGCTGAAGGCGCGGGTCTACGGCCAGGACCACGCCGTCGAAAAGCTGGTCGGTGCTGTGCTGATGGCCAATGCCGGGCTCAAGGAGCCGGACAAGCCGCAGGGGTCCTTCATGTTCTGCGGGCCGTCCGGCGTCGGCAAGACGGAGATCGCCAAGGCGCTCGCCATGGCGCTCAAGGACAGCGAGAAGGCGATGCTGCGCTTCGACATGTCGGAATACATGGAGAAGCACGCGATGGCCAAGCTGATCGGCGCGCCGCCGGGCTACGAGGGGTACGAGGCGGGCGGCATCCTCACCAATTCCGTGCGCCGCAACCCGCATTCGATCATCCTCTTCGACGAGATCGAGAAGGCGCATCCGGACGTGTTCAACGTCTTCCTGCAGGTGCTGGACGACGGGCGGCTCACCGACAACCGCGGGCTGACCGTCAGCTTTGCCGACACGCTGATCCTGATGACCACGAACATCGGGCAGGCGCATTTCCTCAACACCGACCTGGGCTTTGCCGCCGCGATGGAAGAGACCATGCGCGATCTCGAAGGCACCTTCCGCCCGGAATTTCTGAACCGTTTCAACGGGCGACAGAACATCATCGGCTTCCGGACCCTGCCCTTGGAGCTGATCGAGAAGATCGCCAACCGCGAGCTGCAGAAGGTCAATGCGCGCATCCGGGCCGCCGGGCACGCGGTGACGATCACCATGGCGCCGGATCAGGTCGCAGCGCTTTGTGCCGACCGCTACGATCCGGTGCACGGCGCGCGCGGCATCCCCGGCTTCTTCGCGGCAGAGGTCTATCCCTCCATCGCGCGCACCATCCTGTCGGCGCCGGACACGGCCGGCACGCTCGACGTGCGTTACCATGCCGACGACGGCGGCCGGGTGGAGATCGTGCCGGCATGA